The genomic region CTTCCTGAAGGTCACGCGCGGCGTCGTGGCTTGAGGCGATATGGACTTCTACAACCCTGTACTGATTAAAGAGATGCGCACCCGTATGCGCGGCAAGCTCGCCATCAGCGTGCTGACCGGCTACGTCGTGACGCTGAGCATCTTCCTCGGCCTGATCTTCGTGGTCATCACGAGGAACGCGCCGTCAATGATTGCCAACCAGTCGGGCCGCGTGCTGACGCCCGTGCTGATCTACGTGCAGATGAGCATGATCTGCCTGATCGCGCCGGTCTTCTCGGCCACCGCCATCTCGTCGGAGCGCCGCGAGCAGACCTTCGACCTGCTCGTCGTCTCGCTGGCCCGCCCGACGACGATTGTGTTCGGCAAAGTCGGCGGCGCTCTCTCTTACCTGTTGCTGACGCTGTTCGGCTCGCTGCCGCTCATCGCGCTGACCTACTCGTTCGGCGGCATTGACCTGGGCGACGTGGCGAAGGCATATCTGGTCATGCTGGTCGCGGGGGTGACGTTCTGCTCGGTGAGCTTCCTGTGGTCAACG from Blastocatellia bacterium harbors:
- a CDS encoding ABC transporter permease subunit; the encoded protein is MDFYNPVLIKEMRTRMRGKLAISVLTGYVVTLSIFLGLIFVVITRNAPSMIANQSGRVLTPVLIYVQMSMICLIAPVFSATAISSERREQTFDLLVVSLARPTTIVFGKVGGALSYLLLTLFGSLPLIALTYSFGGIDLGDVAKAYLVMLVAGVTFCSVSFLWSTLIRRSVLAILTSLVTVIFLVAAMPALAIFFSALASNFQGGPSATFLNMVDLLMRTNPFAAIASLIPGVPTIPGVWLSDIPIWICQVLFYVLLTALSLFLSYRRLKSVRNWI